Proteins from one Dethiosulfovibrio russensis genomic window:
- a CDS encoding DUF1385 domain-containing protein, whose amino-acid sequence MILGPIKLMALLAGASDRVSEKACPETLPVGGQAVIEGVIMKGPSHWGMAVRQPDGDIWKDRWSCAGWDKKGIWKTPVFRGMATMAEMLREGFRALSRSAQIALGEEEELTSFDIAMSVLVAVVAVVGLFVALPLWIGDLFGGWFGLGHLAKNVVEGVARGLVFVSYVGCIGLWKDIREVLMYHGAEHKTINAFEAGSPMTVKRIGRYSRIHPRCGTSFLLVVVVMSIIVFSLVGGGGILWRVGSRVVLLPLVIGLSYEIIRSSAKWGSLGKSIMAPALSLQYLTTRIPTSRQLEVALSALESALDVSFLPDRPGRDLYRETRR is encoded by the coding sequence ATGATATTAGGTCCAATCAAGCTCATGGCTCTTTTGGCAGGAGCTTCCGACAGGGTGTCGGAAAAAGCCTGTCCGGAGACCTTGCCGGTCGGAGGGCAGGCGGTCATAGAAGGGGTCATAATGAAGGGCCCCAGCCATTGGGGAATGGCGGTGCGCCAGCCCGACGGCGATATATGGAAAGATCGCTGGTCCTGCGCTGGCTGGGATAAAAAAGGCATATGGAAAACCCCTGTGTTCAGGGGAATGGCCACTATGGCAGAGATGCTCAGAGAGGGCTTCAGGGCTCTGTCCAGATCCGCCCAGATAGCCCTGGGGGAGGAAGAGGAGCTTACCTCCTTCGATATAGCCATGTCCGTTCTGGTGGCGGTTGTGGCGGTAGTCGGACTTTTCGTCGCCTTGCCCCTTTGGATAGGCGATCTTTTCGGAGGCTGGTTCGGCCTGGGGCATCTGGCTAAAAACGTGGTGGAGGGCGTCGCCAGAGGGCTCGTCTTCGTCTCCTATGTCGGTTGTATCGGCCTGTGGAAGGACATCCGAGAGGTTCTGATGTACCACGGAGCGGAACACAAGACCATAAACGCTTTTGAGGCCGGATCCCCTATGACGGTAAAGAGGATAGGAAGGTATTCCAGGATCCATCCCAGATGCGGGACTTCCTTTCTTCTGGTGGTGGTGGTCATGAGTATTATAGTCTTCTCCCTGGTCGGAGGAGGAGGAATCCTGTGGAGGGTGGGCTCCAGGGTGGTGCTGTTGCCTCTGGTGATAGGCCTTTCCTACGAGATAATACGTTCCTCCGCGAAATGGGGGTCCTTGGGCAAGAGCATAATGGCTCCGGCCTTGAGCCTGCAGTACCTTACGACCAGGATACCGACCTCCAGACAGTTGGAGGTCGCCCTGTCCGCCTTGGAATCCGCTCTTGACGTTTCCTTCTTGCCCGATAGACCTGGGAGGGATCTGTACCGTGAAACTAGACGATAA
- the rpmE gene encoding 50S ribosomal protein L31 has product MKKDIHPNYGPCKVSCACGNTFETQATVDEIKVGVCSVCHPFYTGKKGRFLSEAGRLEKFNKKYAGINYGQKEATE; this is encoded by the coding sequence ATGAAAAAGGACATTCACCCCAACTACGGGCCCTGCAAGGTCTCCTGCGCCTGTGGGAACACCTTCGAGACCCAGGCGACCGTCGATGAGATCAAGGTAGGCGTCTGCTCGGTCTGCCATCCTTTCTACACCGGTAAGAAGGGAAGGTTCCTCTCCGAGGCCGGAAGGCTGGAGAAGTTCAACAAGAAATACGCTGGAATCAACTACGGCCAGAAAGAGGCCACCGAGTAA
- a CDS encoding CvpA family protein → MNIGLAIDLIFLFVTVIFAVKGMLRGLMGEVISLVATVGGLVLAFRLADQGAAFLTEAFDGLSFPAGKVISMVVVFVVVVLLGALLTRVCRAFLTITSLTFLDRMLGLAAGCVKSVALLLVLFVLVSMVKPLVPREVLKQSRSMILAATIWPHVAPYAAKSGLLPDEGSSYPVDTGDI, encoded by the coding sequence ATGAATATAGGATTGGCAATAGACCTGATATTTCTGTTCGTCACGGTTATTTTCGCTGTCAAGGGCATGTTACGAGGACTTATGGGAGAGGTCATCTCCTTGGTCGCCACGGTGGGAGGTCTGGTCTTGGCTTTCCGCCTGGCCGACCAGGGGGCTGCTTTTCTGACGGAAGCTTTCGATGGCCTGTCCTTCCCTGCCGGAAAGGTGATATCCATGGTGGTAGTCTTCGTCGTGGTCGTCCTTCTGGGTGCTCTGTTGACCAGGGTCTGCAGGGCTTTCCTGACCATCACCTCTCTCACCTTTTTGGATCGAATGCTGGGGCTGGCTGCCGGGTGCGTTAAGTCGGTGGCCCTTCTGTTGGTCCTCTTCGTCCTGGTTTCCATGGTGAAGCCTCTGGTGCCCCGGGAAGTTTTAAAACAGAGTCGTTCGATGATTTTAGCCGCGACCATATGGCCTCACGTCGCGCCCTACGCGGCCAAGAGCGGGCTTTTGCCCGATGAGGGGAGTTCCTATCCCGTCGATACGGGGGATATCTGA
- a CDS encoding HutP family protein: MKWTKMFAGEEREQDVADNGREMEREILPDDDDGVEIVARIRFNADGQIGRAALLLASTLTKEDEDSVKRQLLGLGWHSVATEVGGVYGDLPQKITRALVGAALNSGVIQKDQREMHALMHAAFESLDAFIPSGLLEASIGAKIAIVRNDRWISVAVMGDTAYHAVAHHERFGLGVMHI; this comes from the coding sequence ATGAAGTGGACGAAGATGTTCGCCGGAGAGGAAAGGGAACAGGATGTCGCCGATAACGGGAGGGAGATGGAGAGAGAGATCCTGCCGGACGATGACGACGGGGTGGAGATAGTAGCCAGGATCCGTTTTAACGCCGACGGTCAGATAGGCAGAGCCGCCTTGCTCTTGGCCTCCACCTTGACGAAGGAAGACGAGGACTCGGTCAAGAGACAGCTTCTCGGTCTGGGATGGCATTCCGTGGCAACCGAGGTTGGCGGCGTTTATGGAGATCTTCCCCAGAAGATAACCAGGGCTTTGGTAGGGGCGGCTTTAAACAGCGGTGTTATACAGAAGGACCAGAGGGAGATGCACGCCCTTATGCACGCTGCTTTCGAGTCCCTGGATGCCTTCATTCCGTCCGGTCTTCTGGAGGCCAGCATAGGTGCCAAGATAGCCATAGTCAGGAACGATCGCTGGATATCCGTCGCCGTCATGGGGGATACCGCCTATCATGCTGTGGCCCACCACGAGAGGTTCGGCCTGGGGGTCATGCATATCTGA
- the pheT gene encoding phenylalanine--tRNA ligase subunit beta: MMLVSWNWLNELVNLPVSMETVAERLTVTGNEIEAIHRPCEKLAGIVVAQVTSIVPHPRSGNLLLVDLDRGNGSTTCVTAAKNLSVGDKVPYAPGGATIADGTVLSDREFDGVVSSGMMLSAEELGLPDVADEFGILRLPEHLTAGDDAVKALGLDDFILELSITPNRGDMLSMRGIAREVIALFPEASMRKGDEPVSLGDPDWDFDFKGITLEDDGCPVYLMGMAERLKIAPSPLEARIRLALCGMRPVNNVVDVTNLTMLALGQPLHAFDADRLPDRSISVRSALQGERFVTLDHKERVLDSSDLVICSGDSSVALAGVMGGLNSEIEDGTTRLLLESAIFDSARIGSTSRRLGLPSEASYRYARGVDPELPERAIDYAFSLLRDWGCAEVASGVARAFRGDTNRPVVSLTKRKLARIAQWDDMEEASSILSRLGLVEVEVSEDGGVRSFKVPSYRPDISIEEDLVEEVARIRGYDVIPSRIPGCSYGTGKLGAVTATSRELRSLAIARGYVEVVSYSFHSPKYGETLRLEDDPRGRFLSLSNPISGELSVMRSTMLPGLLESLRRTLRSGWRGPVRLFESGRVFRLDERDELIEFDRVSGLVYPGKDTRSPYGESVVDDLLSVKADVQSFGFSRNVRFSFVQGEEPFGHLGQTAHIVYDGAVIGFMVRLKPAIESELDLDGPVYCFEFDLAPLLEDPVLRFGQGSSYPPVFRDVSLLADSSVSVESVIGDVEDLADDLLDKVRLFDIYDGKGIPEGKRSLAFSMAYRSSDRTLKDKEVDSVHDKLRSRLEEKGYSLR, from the coding sequence ATGATGCTGGTTTCCTGGAATTGGCTCAACGAGCTGGTGAATCTGCCTGTTTCGATGGAGACGGTGGCCGAGAGGCTTACCGTTACCGGAAACGAAATAGAGGCAATACATCGTCCGTGCGAGAAGTTGGCCGGGATTGTGGTGGCCCAGGTGACCTCGATCGTTCCACATCCTCGCAGCGGAAACCTCCTGCTGGTGGATCTCGATAGAGGGAATGGCTCGACCACCTGCGTTACCGCCGCTAAAAATCTGTCCGTAGGCGACAAGGTTCCCTATGCTCCCGGTGGCGCCACCATAGCCGACGGAACCGTGTTGAGCGACAGGGAGTTCGACGGTGTGGTCAGCTCGGGAATGATGCTTTCCGCCGAGGAGCTGGGACTTCCCGACGTGGCGGACGAGTTCGGTATACTGAGGCTCCCCGAGCATCTGACCGCAGGAGACGACGCAGTCAAGGCTCTGGGGTTGGACGATTTTATCTTAGAACTTTCCATAACCCCCAACAGGGGGGACATGTTGAGCATGAGAGGGATCGCCAGAGAGGTGATAGCCCTCTTCCCCGAGGCCTCCATGAGGAAAGGGGACGAGCCCGTTTCCCTGGGAGATCCCGACTGGGACTTCGATTTCAAAGGCATAACTCTGGAGGACGACGGATGTCCGGTCTATCTCATGGGTATGGCGGAGAGGCTGAAGATAGCTCCGTCACCTCTTGAGGCCAGAATTCGGCTAGCTCTTTGCGGAATGAGGCCGGTCAACAACGTGGTAGACGTTACCAACCTGACCATGCTCGCCCTGGGGCAGCCCCTTCATGCCTTCGATGCCGACAGGTTGCCCGATCGATCCATCTCGGTCCGTTCGGCCCTCCAAGGAGAGCGGTTCGTGACGCTGGACCACAAGGAAAGGGTCCTGGATTCGTCGGATCTCGTCATATGCAGTGGAGATAGCTCGGTGGCCCTGGCAGGGGTCATGGGAGGGTTGAACTCGGAGATAGAGGACGGCACGACGCGGTTGCTCCTGGAGAGCGCCATATTCGATTCTGCCAGGATAGGCTCGACCTCCCGCCGTCTGGGACTTCCCAGCGAGGCCTCCTATCGCTACGCCAGAGGGGTGGATCCGGAGCTTCCGGAGAGAGCCATAGACTACGCTTTCTCCCTACTGAGAGACTGGGGATGTGCGGAGGTCGCCTCCGGTGTGGCCAGAGCCTTCAGAGGCGATACGAACCGTCCGGTGGTGTCCCTGACGAAAAGAAAACTGGCTCGAATCGCCCAATGGGACGATATGGAAGAGGCGTCCTCCATCCTGTCGAGGCTGGGTCTTGTCGAGGTCGAGGTCAGTGAGGACGGCGGCGTGCGAAGTTTCAAAGTCCCTTCCTATCGTCCGGATATATCCATAGAGGAGGATCTCGTGGAGGAGGTCGCCAGGATAAGGGGATACGACGTGATACCTTCCCGAATTCCCGGATGCTCCTACGGTACGGGAAAACTGGGAGCCGTGACTGCGACATCGAGAGAGCTGAGGTCGCTCGCCATCGCCAGAGGGTACGTGGAGGTGGTCTCTTACAGCTTCCATTCGCCTAAATACGGAGAGACGCTGCGCCTCGAGGATGACCCCAGAGGTCGTTTTCTCTCCCTCAGCAATCCGATAAGCGGAGAGCTGTCCGTAATGAGATCGACTATGTTACCCGGACTTCTGGAGTCCCTGAGGCGGACCCTGAGGTCGGGCTGGAGAGGTCCCGTCAGGCTTTTCGAGTCCGGAAGGGTCTTCAGGCTGGACGAAAGGGACGAATTGATCGAGTTCGACAGGGTCTCCGGTCTGGTCTATCCCGGCAAGGATACACGCAGCCCTTACGGTGAATCCGTCGTAGACGATCTGCTGTCGGTGAAGGCGGACGTGCAGTCCTTCGGATTTTCCAGAAATGTCCGTTTCTCCTTCGTTCAAGGAGAGGAGCCTTTCGGACATCTTGGGCAAACGGCCCATATCGTGTATGATGGTGCGGTGATAGGCTTTATGGTAAGGCTGAAGCCGGCCATAGAGAGCGAGTTGGACCTGGACGGCCCGGTTTACTGCTTCGAGTTCGATCTGGCTCCTCTGCTTGAGGATCCGGTCTTGAGGTTCGGACAGGGCTCCTCTTATCCTCCGGTTTTCAGGGACGTATCCTTGCTGGCAGATTCCTCCGTATCGGTCGAATCCGTGATTGGTGACGTAGAAGACCTCGCCGACGACCTTCTAGATAAGGTCAGGCTGTTCGATATATACGATGGGAAAGGAATCCCCGAGGGCAAGAGGAGTCTGGCGTTTTCCATGGCCTACAGAAGCTCGGACAGAACCCTTAAGGACAAAGAGGTCGATTCCGTACACGATAAACTGAGGTCCAGGCTGGAAGAAAAAGGCTATTCTCTCCGCTGA
- a CDS encoding AI-2E family transporter — MKNVNIIVACVFILTLVAVGMVLKAAQSVILPFVIAWLLSYVFGPIVRFMARKKIPIFFTIVAVLALFLGVCALGAIFMNTRVVAFASAYPKYYDQLIALTKSFTSSDLFPPDFWDSINWGERMGKYLLSLSGSLVTFLSNLVLVIVFLVFMLLGSPYVEYKIKKAFSVDSGSRILSVLKAISTQIGSYLTLQTLISVSTGVCVWLALSYLRVDFAMTWGVLAFALNFIPTIGSIIASVPPILLALVQYYPNTFPAIGAAVSLLLIQMLIGNVITPKVMGDSLDVSPVVILISLFFWGWLWGVIGALLSVPIVAIIKIICENVDSLNTVGVMMGTGKQYKKEFE, encoded by the coding sequence ATGAAAAACGTAAACATCATAGTTGCGTGCGTTTTCATACTGACTTTGGTAGCGGTAGGTATGGTGCTCAAGGCCGCTCAGAGCGTCATACTTCCCTTTGTTATAGCCTGGCTTCTTTCATACGTGTTCGGACCTATAGTCCGCTTTATGGCTCGGAAGAAGATTCCAATCTTCTTCACCATCGTGGCGGTTTTAGCCCTGTTTTTGGGGGTATGTGCCCTAGGGGCCATTTTCATGAATACCCGGGTGGTGGCTTTCGCGTCGGCTTATCCCAAATATTACGATCAGCTCATAGCCCTCACGAAAAGCTTCACCAGCAGCGATCTGTTTCCTCCGGATTTCTGGGATAGCATAAACTGGGGCGAGAGGATGGGCAAATATCTTCTTTCCCTTTCAGGTTCCCTGGTAACCTTCCTGTCCAATCTGGTTTTAGTTATAGTTTTTTTGGTCTTTATGCTTTTGGGCAGCCCCTACGTGGAGTACAAGATCAAGAAGGCCTTCTCCGTCGACTCGGGGTCCAGGATTCTTTCTGTCCTTAAGGCCATCTCCACCCAGATAGGGAGCTATCTGACCTTACAGACCTTGATAAGCGTCTCAACCGGGGTCTGCGTTTGGTTGGCTCTGTCCTACCTTAGGGTCGATTTCGCCATGACCTGGGGGGTTTTGGCTTTCGCTCTCAATTTCATCCCGACCATCGGTTCCATAATAGCCTCGGTTCCTCCGATTCTGCTCGCTCTGGTACAGTATTATCCGAATACCTTTCCCGCCATAGGCGCGGCGGTGTCCCTTCTGTTAATCCAGATGCTTATCGGAAACGTGATAACTCCTAAGGTCATGGGAGATAGCCTGGACGTCAGTCCGGTGGTGATACTCATATCCCTGTTTTTCTGGGGCTGGCTTTGGGGTGTCATAGGTGCGTTGCTGTCGGTACCAATAGTGGCGATTATCAAGATAATATGCGAGAACGTCGACTCCCTGAACACGGTGGGAGTTATGATGGGGACAGGTAAACAGTATAAAAAGGAGTTCGAATGA
- the thyX gene encoding FAD-dependent thymidylate synthase produces MRVDLIYTTPDYLMAVWLAGHTCHSPKAPQELYAEPVSREKMLKLADFLIEAKHLSVMEHCSMTFAVSGVSRTLLAQYSRHRIGVSLSVQSQRYVSERSDSGAVFDHVVPPTISASPEAMEIFSKAMESCQDCYDRLLDVGMPREDARFVLPGAITTNFVTTLNLRSFLDVYRKRVDVKGAQWEIRELLVEMGRLLLEKESWLKPYLGSDLEEKR; encoded by the coding sequence ATGAGAGTCGATCTGATCTATACTACCCCGGACTATCTCATGGCCGTATGGCTCGCAGGCCATACATGTCACAGTCCCAAGGCCCCTCAGGAGCTATACGCCGAGCCGGTCAGCAGGGAAAAGATGCTGAAACTTGCCGACTTCCTCATCGAGGCGAAGCACCTGAGCGTCATGGAGCATTGTTCCATGACCTTCGCCGTTTCCGGGGTTTCCAGAACTTTGCTGGCCCAGTACAGTCGCCACAGGATAGGGGTCAGTTTGAGCGTTCAGAGTCAGCGCTACGTATCGGAGAGATCCGATTCTGGAGCCGTCTTCGATCACGTGGTTCCCCCTACCATATCGGCATCTCCGGAGGCCATGGAGATATTTTCCAAGGCTATGGAAAGCTGTCAGGATTGCTACGATAGACTGCTGGACGTCGGAATGCCCAGGGAAGACGCTCGGTTCGTACTTCCCGGCGCAATAACCACTAACTTCGTAACCACGTTGAACTTGCGGTCTTTTCTCGATGTCTACAGAAAGAGAGTAGATGTCAAGGGGGCTCAATGGGAGATTCGGGAGCTTTTGGTCGAGATGGGAAGGTTGTTGCTCGAAAAGGAATCCTGGCTTAAGCCCTATCTGGGCTCCGATCTGGAGGAGAAACGATGA
- the prmC gene encoding peptide chain release factor N(5)-glutamine methyltransferase, which yields MSSSLKDLRRLFIADLSEAGVDNPDLDVDLILSHFMGVDRSWIHCHGEFSVEGVTLDSMKAAVLRRKDREPLHYILGSCPFWGKSLSVRSGSLIPRPETEFLVEAALRDFNGGTFVDWGTGSGCIACAILSDRPEAFCIAVDSEASAIEVAYGNLQREGVLNRCLLWHCSTPESIPLASGTVDLVVSNPPYIPSEDVPSLMPEVSRYEPRSALDGGPDGLDPYRMLLPWAERVLRPGGLLWVEFGGTDQVRSLTEMTPSGLSLLDMRDDLSGVPRLMGWRRV from the coding sequence GTGAGCTCGTCCCTGAAAGATCTGAGGCGGCTGTTTATAGCGGATCTATCCGAGGCCGGGGTCGATAATCCCGATCTGGATGTCGACCTGATATTATCTCATTTTATGGGTGTGGATAGGTCGTGGATCCACTGTCACGGGGAATTTTCCGTGGAAGGTGTCACATTGGACTCCATGAAGGCGGCTGTCCTTAGGCGGAAGGACAGAGAGCCTCTCCACTATATTTTAGGCAGCTGTCCCTTCTGGGGAAAGTCCCTGTCCGTGAGGTCCGGCAGCCTGATTCCCCGGCCTGAGACGGAGTTTCTGGTCGAAGCGGCCCTAAGGGACTTCAACGGTGGAACGTTCGTCGACTGGGGGACCGGCTCGGGATGTATCGCCTGTGCGATTCTGTCCGATAGACCGGAGGCCTTCTGTATCGCGGTAGACTCCGAGGCATCGGCTATAGAGGTAGCCTACGGCAATCTCCAGAGAGAGGGGGTCTTGAACCGCTGTCTGCTTTGGCACTGCTCGACCCCCGAGTCCATCCCTTTGGCTTCCGGAACGGTGGATCTGGTAGTCTCCAATCCACCCTATATCCCCTCCGAGGACGTTCCGTCGTTGATGCCGGAGGTATCCCGTTACGAGCCTCGTTCGGCCCTCGATGGAGGGCCAGATGGTCTGGATCCATACAGAATGCTCCTGCCGTGGGCGGAGAGGGTTCTACGGCCCGGAGGGCTGCTTTGGGTCGAGTTCGGAGGGACAGACCAGGTTAGATCTCTAACTGAGATGACGCCGTCGGGGCTGTCGCTCCTCGATATGAGGGACGACCTTTCCGGTGTACCTCGCCTTATGGGATGGCGTCGTGTATAA
- the prfA gene encoding peptide chain release factor 1 gives MKLDDKLQEIAAIHEEIEHKMADPSVTSNPRELQSLGKKHAELSEIVGAYEEYKRIRSDLEEAKALLDSDDPEMAQLAKEEAHSLEPLLEEQEKKVTLLLLPKDPNDDKSVMVEIRAGTGGDEAALFASDLFRMYSRFAEQRRWSVEILDANETEIGGYKEIVFKVDGQGAYSDLKYESGVHRVQRVPATESGGRIHTSAATVAVLPEAEEVDVEIRQEDLKIDTYRSSGAGGQHVNMTDSAVRITHLPTGIVVTCQDERSQIKNRARAMAFLRTKLYDMEQRKRQDAEAQERKGQIGSGDRSERIRTYNFPQNRITDHRIGLTLYKLEAAMGGAITELVEALRMAEQAERMKDLDDR, from the coding sequence GTGAAACTAGACGATAAACTTCAGGAAATAGCGGCCATCCATGAGGAAATAGAGCACAAAATGGCCGACCCCTCGGTGACTTCCAACCCCAGAGAGCTTCAGTCTCTGGGGAAGAAGCATGCCGAGCTTTCGGAGATCGTGGGGGCCTACGAAGAATACAAGAGGATAAGATCCGATCTGGAGGAAGCCAAGGCCCTTTTGGACTCGGACGACCCCGAGATGGCCCAGTTGGCCAAGGAGGAGGCTCATAGTCTGGAGCCTCTTCTGGAGGAGCAGGAGAAAAAGGTTACCTTGTTGCTTCTTCCCAAGGACCCGAACGACGATAAAAGCGTGATGGTAGAGATAAGAGCCGGTACCGGCGGAGACGAGGCCGCTCTTTTTGCCTCCGACCTTTTCCGTATGTACAGTCGTTTCGCCGAGCAGCGTCGATGGTCGGTGGAGATACTGGATGCCAACGAGACGGAGATAGGAGGCTACAAGGAGATCGTCTTCAAGGTCGACGGCCAGGGGGCCTACAGCGATCTAAAGTACGAGAGCGGGGTTCACAGAGTTCAGAGGGTTCCTGCCACCGAGTCCGGGGGGAGGATACATACGTCCGCCGCCACGGTGGCGGTCTTACCCGAGGCGGAGGAGGTCGACGTTGAGATCCGTCAGGAAGATCTCAAGATAGATACCTATCGTTCCAGCGGTGCCGGAGGACAGCACGTCAATATGACCGACTCGGCTGTCAGGATCACCCACCTCCCGACCGGTATAGTCGTCACCTGCCAGGATGAGAGGTCTCAGATAAAGAACAGGGCGAGGGCCATGGCTTTCTTGCGGACCAAACTATACGACATGGAGCAGCGGAAGAGACAGGACGCCGAAGCCCAGGAGCGAAAGGGTCAGATAGGTTCGGGGGACCGTTCCGAGAGGATAAGGACCTACAATTTTCCTCAAAACAGGATAACCGATCATAGGATAGGCCTTACCCTTTACAAGCTCGAAGCCGCCATGGGGGGAGCCATAACGGAGCTGGTAGAGGCTCTTAGAATGGCCGAACAGGCGGAGCGGATGAAGGATCTGGACGATAGGTGA
- a CDS encoding endonuclease MutS2 translates to MYVSKTAYKSLEIEKIMLQFASRARSELGVFMLSRQEPFSDKDQVLKRQALIEGYRRYLSIHGNLPWSSDVASVDGLIEGASETGMMSGEELLRVRVLLHLAGRIRDSVGEVRDDFPALWTLARRVRDFSEDLERLSVLDEKGELYDGASPRLRDLRERIDELRRRIRRDCNGIINGSSSHMLQERVLSMRNGRSVLLVRQEFVGRFPGILVDRSSSGNSAYMEPNCVVSLNNRMVELRQDERDEERRIFRALTTGIMSRKGAVIEAQDVVGIMDMIYAVSDLMDRERWTFPEMTGGTRFRLFQVRHPMLGSSAVPIDVHCGGAFRVLVITGPNTGGKTVALKTVGVSVFLAWCGLPIPAVEGSQVGEVSSLFSDIGDEQSIEQSLSTFSAHLKNVVDILEDSDDRSLILLDELGAGTDPQEGAALGVALLKTFKRRGPLVLATTHHNPIKKFATTTDGVETASVDFDLSTLTPTYRLIMGIPGQSNALAIAERLGMHREVLGEAEKVLKSGEASIETMIGELQKKTLHLDSQAASLSKERQEIEELKKAIAKDRHDLERIKRRTIMKADREAERVLEEAESQAREMLRGLDEAAKSAADRELNKHKKGVKKSKERSQVRQAVFEAKEIKERGSKEIEVGDVVQISGSGSAGEVLSIGGKRAVVLVGGLKVETDLKKLTASDKKIRPEVSGPSISVSRPVGVPSSIMVRGMTVDEAMPLVADYLDRAVLAGYGEVTVIHGRGEGILRRKVHELCRRLSYVANFRLGENGEGGYGVTVVSFRD, encoded by the coding sequence ATGTATGTATCGAAAACGGCCTATAAAAGCCTTGAAATAGAGAAGATAATGCTCCAGTTCGCCTCTCGGGCTCGAAGCGAACTGGGCGTTTTTATGTTGTCCCGGCAGGAACCCTTTTCCGATAAGGACCAGGTTCTCAAGAGACAGGCCCTGATCGAGGGTTACAGGAGGTATCTCTCGATACATGGCAATTTGCCCTGGTCTTCCGACGTGGCTTCCGTCGACGGCCTGATCGAAGGGGCCTCCGAGACCGGAATGATGTCGGGAGAGGAGCTTCTGCGTGTTCGCGTTCTCCTTCATCTGGCTGGGCGTATCCGCGATTCTGTCGGAGAGGTCAGGGATGATTTCCCCGCCCTGTGGACTTTGGCCAGAAGGGTCCGGGATTTTTCCGAGGATCTCGAAAGGCTATCCGTGTTGGACGAGAAGGGTGAGCTCTACGACGGAGCATCTCCGAGGTTGAGGGATCTGAGGGAGAGAATAGACGAACTACGGAGGAGAATAAGGAGAGACTGTAACGGCATAATCAACGGTAGCTCCTCCCATATGCTGCAGGAGAGGGTCCTCTCCATGAGAAACGGTAGATCGGTCCTTCTGGTCAGACAGGAGTTCGTGGGAAGGTTCCCGGGGATATTGGTGGATCGTTCTTCATCGGGAAACTCCGCTTACATGGAGCCCAACTGCGTGGTCTCCCTGAACAATCGCATGGTGGAGCTTCGTCAGGACGAAAGAGACGAGGAAAGACGAATTTTCCGGGCCCTTACCACCGGCATAATGTCCAGAAAAGGGGCCGTTATCGAGGCCCAGGACGTTGTAGGAATCATGGATATGATATATGCCGTATCCGATCTGATGGACAGGGAGAGATGGACCTTCCCGGAGATGACCGGAGGAACCCGTTTCAGACTGTTCCAGGTGCGTCATCCTATGCTCGGTTCGTCGGCGGTTCCCATTGACGTCCATTGCGGTGGGGCTTTCAGGGTCCTGGTCATCACCGGTCCCAATACAGGAGGAAAGACCGTGGCTCTCAAGACCGTGGGGGTGTCGGTATTTCTGGCCTGGTGCGGTCTGCCGATTCCGGCGGTGGAGGGCTCTCAGGTCGGAGAGGTGTCGTCTCTTTTCTCCGATATCGGCGACGAGCAGAGCATAGAGCAAAGTCTCTCGACCTTCAGTGCCCACCTCAAGAACGTCGTGGACATATTGGAGGACTCGGACGACCGATCCCTGATCCTTCTGGACGAGCTGGGTGCGGGCACCGATCCCCAGGAGGGAGCCGCACTCGGAGTCGCATTGCTAAAAACCTTCAAGAGAAGAGGTCCTTTGGTTCTGGCGACCACCCATCACAACCCCATAAAAAAGTTCGCTACCACCACCGACGGAGTAGAGACAGCCAGCGTGGATTTCGACCTATCCACCCTTACACCGACCTATCGGCTGATAATGGGTATCCCGGGGCAGAGCAACGCCTTGGCCATAGCTGAGAGGCTAGGGATGCATCGGGAGGTTCTAGGGGAAGCCGAAAAGGTGCTTAAAAGCGGAGAGGCCTCCATAGAGACCATGATAGGAGAACTTCAGAAGAAGACCCTCCATCTCGACTCTCAGGCCGCCTCTTTGTCCAAGGAGAGACAGGAGATAGAGGAGCTTAAAAAGGCCATTGCAAAAGACCGCCACGATCTTGAGAGGATAAAGAGACGGACCATTATGAAGGCCGACAGAGAGGCGGAGAGGGTCCTGGAGGAGGCGGAGAGCCAGGCCAGGGAGATGCTCCGTGGTCTCGACGAGGCCGCTAAATCGGCAGCCGACAGGGAGTTGAACAAGCACAAAAAAGGGGTCAAAAAATCGAAGGAACGATCCCAAGTCCGTCAGGCAGTATTCGAGGCCAAGGAGATAAAGGAACGGGGTTCCAAGGAGATAGAGGTGGGAGACGTGGTTCAGATCTCCGGATCAGGTTCGGCCGGAGAGGTTCTCTCTATAGGGGGAAAGAGAGCGGTCGTTCTGGTGGGAGGTCTGAAGGTCGAGACTGATCTCAAAAAACTTACGGCGAGTGACAAGAAGATACGTCCTGAGGTTTCCGGCCCTTCTATCTCAGTATCACGTCCCGTAGGGGTACCTAGCTCCATAATGGTACGAGGAATGACTGTGGACGAGGCTATGCCTCTCGTTGCGGACTACCTGGACAGGGCTGTCCTGGCTGGCTACGGAGAGGTTACCGTGATCCACGGAAGGGGCGAGGGGATACTGCGTAGAAAGGTCCACGAGCTATGCCGCCGTCTGTCCTATGTGGCGAACTTTCGACTGGGAGAAAACGGGGAAGGCGGCTATGGGGTGACAGTGGTCAGTTTCAGGGACTAG